The genomic window ACCTACTTCAATGTTTTGTTTGTTACAGGCTAGGGTGTCCATGCCTGTCCAAAGTAAAGTATGCTTGATTACTTGAGAAATTCACATGAGCACCCCTGTTGCTAACTATTAACCAATGGCATATGATGCTATAtgctagcaagtatgattactaaaccacattgatctccgaataataagTAGTCCCATTATTTAGGtaatttttatcatgtcaaggataaagaatattaaatagatttagtttggccatataacttgaataataactcttgttcagtgagttaccattaccacttaccacatgcctaatttacttaaatgtataggcaaccatggtatggtatgtagtgcatgttggtcacatacttgggatttatcgaacctggaaagattgctatgctcaagtcaattgctaccctagtaatttgcacaaaaagtacaacacagaagctaaagcattgagggcctactatagtcatctaacctaccttgcaaaccatgggcaaccggcctactatggtccaacgaatgcaaaccatggctatccgctggcactggagattgaagagaagccaaccaacggagatgtgaagattaggagaattgctccttggtctaggaaagatgtcatgcttttatttctggctatgatcattgcttttcttatttgaaagttgatataggcttagtttcgtagaacagtaggtggactttgttgtatgtggtcaatcaaacaatgaatttgttctaggtgaacatatgctattatttgactttattGTATGttgacttattattagactttgcattaaacatattatatatatatatatatgaacatatgctattagtagttgttcgcagccaaaactaaccacgatcgtgtcacaaccatgactcatcgtcgccagttaccccgtcgccgaagaacagatcagcaacaagaagcggctaatatcgctgggatgggagagccgcatgattcgacaaacggtgatggtgctaatcaggacggtgagaacgagtagccatggaccccgtctggcctgctccatctgggtcaaaatgaccaagatggccaggtaactttggtatcatgtgactatgtagccacacacgctaatcaattgagagggtcatagcttacttggtgtctctagcaggagcctccgccggccgaggagccagagggttcgggtagcaggaaggccagatctaagcgaggcgtgtcaagattcctgttggtaggaatgcacactggcacattactgagttcgatgaattcagagatccactctcaccgcctatagctttgaccaaatacaagactatcctcgggttacttgttagggacttcatctcgattaggtacatgaagtagttttggaaagatgatgactcatggagggttcccaaaagtgagaaggattacatatgggatatcaaaattccagagtatttcacttttccaatggagtatgacaaggagttagtcaagaaaaaagcaaaagaaatcatagggacatgcttcaagaatttcaaggggacattgtacaagaattttgtcctccaaaataaagagccagattttgatggtggacagtttagcaagcagaaggacttctgtcaggatttcaaggaatacatgttatccgaggagtacttagaactgagcaggaagaataaggagaactcatagaaagcgacggatcctcatcatctcggatcctcctcctcctccatcttcatcagccccggaaaaacagaattctcgtcgtcatcctcctcctccgccacctcagccctaaacaagatcaaaggcatcctcactatcgtagaaaaggtccttggattcggtcgctaatgctctcaaagtggaccaacaaaaaagaaaaaggttgttcagtggcagcgttataaacttgatggaagaaaaatttacagcacacatctcgaaggaagattgtattagtttcttcaatctctgtgcctcactgcctccgtttttgttgaagtccgaattcaaaaggcaaacacagaatcagtacgctacaacaagagccgatgaaatacacaatgaagatttaaggaagatacaaaAGTTCATCaaagacaaccccgaattaaccatggaagaggttgcgaccatctattatgatgtacaagggacggcaacaccggcaatgaagtatgaacgGGGCAATCTTTTGTTTCCCGATCacaagtataaaaatttgacaacatatatgcgccagttgcatgaatattacatggctcaaacaaTAGAGACGGAGGACAACATATAAAAATTATGTGATTGCAGccaccatttcatcttcatttgtgttaatcttgctaaaaatctgatcgaggtgtgggactcgaagaaaaaaccattttatcatctggatgcactggtggcagtgctgaattagtaagcaatcctaataacatattattttctaatcacacataccgctttctaacgtttctccttttaatgttgctcagtgtccgaagaagacatatagGTGGGAcgtaggtcccattcaaggttgtcaaaatggagggaaagtacctaaaacagccgacGAGAaataatgaatgcgggttttatgtaatgtggacaatgcttcgctacatcagtgggaaatcggaagaagccgataagttggtgtgtataatccccatttcatttatgtctgttaatcattcaacaaaatgatttactgattcctctttggatatcatcttttttgaacgacagcgcaagaaatataaccacgaaagactattagacatggagatcgtcgcgctgcaatcggagctggcaaaattcatcttagccgaggtattggaaaaagatgaagTATTTTCTATTGCataatccgtgaagttcaaggaccagtatggcctagagcggctcgcccAATTATTGTAAGAaatccgagaagcattgcacaatctataAAGTCtgagaatatttcttttttattttaagggatcgagatcttgataagaacatttgaactgtaaccttaacatttgtaatgtttaatattgatggacctgtcgtctaagtagcatatataaagcgaaacctgattccatgaaaaatataaatttaaataaattataaaacaataaaatgcgaacgtgacatcactgTTCGTTAGcagaaaaccggcagtgttgttgtaaacatcactgccggttagcaacaaaccggcagtgatggcactgTCAGCTGGAaccacaaaccggcagcgttggcttagccatcactgccggttcttgtcacaaaccgacagtgattcgTACgataacactgtcggttcaaacacaaaccgacagtgttggtggaaatgaactctaccgggtgatcttatgaaccgacagtgttggtggaactgaactctgtcGATTGTGTAAATAGTCggtagtgaagttgaagaacactgccggtttgtagaaaccgacagtgatagctaccctcatcactaccggtatgGTTTGGCCGGTTCAAAATTCGGCAGTGATGGAGTATTTTGATCCGGCAGTGAAGTGCAATTCTGACGTAGTGTATAgtaactttttctatatttcagaTGTCTGAATCTTAAGATAATTTTAGACAATACTTTTGTACTATAACTAGTATAAGTAAATTATTACTTTTGTGATTTGTTCTTTATCTTTATGTCATAACATATAAAATTTTGTTCTTGTTTGATTATAGAAACAATTGTAAATTATTAAAATGACTTTGTGCGAACACATGATTGCATTTTGTCGAGTTTGTGGTTTTATctaacaatttttttatttttagaacAAAAAATTGCCGATTGTGCCTATAAAATTGCAACGAACTAAAACaacaattttaatataaaatatatacaATAACCGTCGCATAAAATAAAACTAAAAATTAGGCATTTGAATTTTagcaaatctcatatatagctctTTGTGTATTACAATAAACAAAGATTTTACATGGGTCATCCGTCCATGTATCTGGAACTGCAGATCCGAGAAATACATTCCAATGAAAGAGGGAAAGAAAAGCATAGTCGTCACAGGCACACTAGCAGGAGCACCGCTGCCTTATTTCATAGCGCTTAACTTAATTGCCACACGCTCGTATATAGATATGTTCTTTATTTATAAATGATTCACACGGGACGATATAAACCGTCGTCGAGAGGCTTGGCGTTCGGCACGGCGAATTCCTTGGCAGTCGGCACGGTGAACTCCTTGGCATTCGGCGCGGCGAACTCCTTGGCACTCGTCTGCAGCTGCTTCTCGGCCTTGGCCTGCTTCTTGAGCTTGGCGAGCTCGATGTCGCGCGCCATCTTGCGGCGGTACATCTCGGCGAAGGTGATGGGCTCCTCCAGTATGGGCGCCTCCCCGTCACGCACGGCCAGCGGGTACACCGTCGCGTTGGGCGCCGGGTTCTGGAACGTGGCGATGGACAGGCGGCTGCACTTTGAGTTCACCACCGCCTGGTGATCCGCGTTCTTGAACCTGCCATTGCTCAGGAGCTGCACACATTCGTCGTATATATGTAAGCGCCAGCTAGCAGTCCATCACACATGGCCGTAAATGGACGAACGAACGAACGGAGACTACTCACGTGGCCGTGATCGCCGAGGTTGACGACGAAGGCGCCCTCGACGGGCTGCACGGTGATCCAGGTCCGGCCGCCGTCGCGCGTGGCCTGGAGGCCGCCGACAAGGTCCTGCAGTAGCAGCGTGATGGTGCCAGGGTCGGTGTGGCGTTTGAGACCCAGCGTGAGGTCCGGCTGCGGGCACTTGGGGTAGAAGTTGACTACCACCTTCTGGTCCATGTCCACGCAGGCCTTGGCCAGCGCGTCCGTCTCCAGGCCCATCGCCTCGGAGAGCACGCCCAGGAGCTTGCACGCCAGGCCCATCAGCTGCTCGCTGTACCGCTCCACCACCGCCCGCCACGCCGCCGGCTTGTCCGGCCACCGCGAGTAGTCGCGCGCCTTCACCGGGTACGAGAAGTAGGTCACGATCTCACGCCAGTCCTGCACCGCCTCCCCCTGCAAAACCACACGTTTATATTGTGTTCGTCTATcttttttattataaaaaaatgtCTTGTTATCCGTCGATAGATGCTACGTGGTTAAATCTGTcagttttttttataaatatgaTCCAGTAAACAGTTGTAGCACAAATCATAAAGGACAATCAAACATACAAAAATCTAACAGATTTAATACCAGCAATAATATCTGTCAACAAATATATAGCAAAAGTCTAGAAAAAAATCAGTATATAAGAACGTACAGCTGTTAGCGCACAGCAGACAACTCAGTTTGCAACAGCCACACATCCAGCTGCCGGCCACGCTTAATACGTTAAGGCAGCAGCGCAGGCACATCATACACGCGTGTCGGCATGTACCTGGAGGTGgctggagacgatgaagccgccCGTCTTGCCGCCGGACATGGCGAAGCGGAACTTGTCCTCGGCCGGGAGCGCGAAGAAGTCGCGCGCGAGGTGCGACATGTCGGCCACCAGCGCGGCGTCCACGCCGTGGTCCACCACCTGGAAGATGCCCCAGTGCTCGCAGGCGGCGGCCACGCGGTCACGGATCTCGGCCCGCCGCGCGCCCCCGCCTTCGATGCCCTCGAGCGACACCACCGGCACCTCGTCGCTGAAGCGGTCGTGCGGCACCTTGGGGCGCTCGTCCTCCTCGCGCACGAACGACGCGCGCAGCGTCGACTCACCCGCCGCCGCGGTCGGGAGGAACGGCACCTCGCTGATGCTCACCGCGGCCATGTGCCTGCTCTGCGTCTGCGTCTGCGTCTGCGTCCTCCTCCTCTCGTCGAcgtacgcgccgccgccgccgctcgggtCGTGATGCTCAACGGACACGCTGCCGTTTGCCGCTGCTGCTGTATACCACGGCCTGGGCGGCATTAGCTTTATATAGCAGCATGGCGTGGAGACGCGAGACACGCAGTTGCACTGGCCGCCACGTTACCTAGGCGCTGGCTGGCTACTGGCTGCTGCTGCAAGTCGTAGTTTACAGTACATCCACGCGACCCATGCACAAAACTGCACGTTGAGCAATGGCAAACGTAACTGACTTTTTTTGATTTTGATTGATCGGTCATAAGGAACAGGCCGGCCTTTAACCCTTAGCATTTGGTTAACCTTCTCATGTACTAGGCACTTTGAGCAATGGCAAACGTAACTGACTTTTTTTTTATTGGAAAGAAAACGTAACTGACTTGTGGGTGTACTCTTGAGACGGCGTGTTCCAGAGTCAACACAAGGCCTAGGACGAGCCTGCTTGTTACCTACCCGTGTTATTGGAAATCTCCGTTTCCTAGTTACAGTTATTGTAGCATCCTGATATCTTGTTGATTTTGATTCACAAATTTCACCGTTGGCGTCCATGTCCCAAAAATTCGGATAACCCGAATGCCCAGGCCTATTTCCGTTTCTTTCCTTTCAAAGTTTCTATTTTCTCGGTTCCGAGTCTCATGACATGGATCTCGTGGAACGACGTTACCTCAGCCCTCAAGTCTTGTTCAAACAAGGTTTTGTACGTTACCCTGTCCAATTCGCACCCTGTCCAATTCGCTACCCAGCGAGTGGCCAGCGCCATACTTGCACTGAATAGCTGCAGTTACTCGTTGGAATAACCCTTGAGAGGGTCACTTCATTTTACGATAAACATGATGTTAAAGTTCATGCTATGGATAGCGATTATGTTCCTTATGAAAAATCATCAAGGAAAGCTCGTGCCCGAAAGCAAACCAATGATGACCATTTCAGAagagaagtatatattgatgTTATTGATCAAATAAGTCAAGAACTTGATAATCGGTTTGACGAAATTAATATGTAGTCGTTGTCTTGTATGTCAGCTTTCGGTCCTTCCAATTCATTTGCTTCTTTTGATGCACACAAGCTATGTAGACTAGCTGAGTTCTACCCAAATGAGTTCTCAAATAATAATTTGTTGAGACTTGAATTGCAGCTAcataattatattgatgacatgagaCAGGATGATAGCTTCAGTGGTCTGGACAATATTGCtgatctctcagttaagcttgttAAAACAAAGAGACATAAAGTGTATGATATGATTTATGAGCTCCTCGAATTGGTATTTGCTTCTACCTGAGGCAACGACaagtgttgaaagggtattttctgtAATGGTTTTAGTGAAAACAAACAGCGTGTTCGCTGGTttgtgctggtgctggtttgggctgattgatgctggttttttgtgagagaaaaacactattggctggttgaataagcctggctgaaaccaacaagcgaacatggtgaaagTTAAGAAATAGGATGAGAGATAGTCTTTTGGATGATTGTGTAGTTACTTTCATTGAGCGGGTTattttatttgaagttgatgaagatgatataatcaagTCATTTATGTCTATTCGAAAGCGTCGaataaaatagttagaaaattaacATCGTAAGTCTCTGATTCTCTTTTATGCCTATATTTCAATTATCGGTatggcttttgaactatttatactatATTTAGTGGATGGTTTAAACTTAATCCTTGAATTTAAGCCTTATTGTGTCACATAGTGCATATATACCCAATCACGTTGTCAATTTTACAATTATTATCGAATTGCTAAAATAAATTTACCGAATTATATATGAAAATTTTTAGACGGGGTACCCATAAACAAAATCCAAAATCCTAGATTCACCGATGCTCATCATGCGAGTACGTACATGCTTCTACGCAACTACCGACGACACCTACTTCATTCGGCGCAAGTACTTCATTGCGAAATCTTTACCCAGCAGCAGCCATCAGCTGTATCGTGTGTTCTTTCTTATCTTTCAAATAATAAACACTATGTATGATATTACTCTACTACTGCTAGAGATCATGTCAGATTTCATGCATACTGAGTGCCATGCCACGTCGCGCGGTGTGGAAGGCTCTTTTTTCCCCTATCTTAATACAAATATAGGCATATATAgtgactttttctatatttcagaTGTCTGAAGAATCTTAAGATAATTTTAGACAATACTTTTGTACTATAACTAGTATAAGTAAATTATTACTTTTGTGATTTGTTCTTTATCTTTATGTCATAACATATAAAATTTTATCCTTGTTTGATTATAGAAACAATTATAAATTGTTAAAATGACTTTGTGCGAACACATGATTGCATTTTGTCGAGTTTGTGGTTTTATCTAacgagtttttttttattttcagaaCCAAAAATTGCCAATTGTGCCTATAAAATTGCAACGAACTAAAACaacaattttaatataaaatatatacaATAATCGTCGCGTAAAATGAAACTAAAATTTAGGCACTTGAATTTTagcaaatctcatatatagctctTTGTGTATTACAATAAACAAAGATTTTACATGGGTCATCCGTCCATGTATCTGGAACTGCAGATCCGAGAAATACATtccaaagaaagagagaaagaaaagcgTAGTCGTCACAGGCACACTAGCAGGAGCACCGCTGCCTTATTTCATAGCGCTTAACTTAATTGCCACACGCTCGTATATAGCTATGTTCTTTATTTATAAATGATTCACACACGACGATATAAACCGTGAATCAATGGAGCAGTCGCCTTATCAGGCAAGAATGTCATCGAGAGGCTTGGCGTTCGGCACGGCGAATTCCTTGGCAGTCGGCACGGTGAACTCCTT from Miscanthus floridulus cultivar M001 chromosome 11, ASM1932011v1, whole genome shotgun sequence includes these protein-coding regions:
- the LOC136493986 gene encoding flavanone 3-dioxygenase 1-like, which produces MAAVSISEVPFLPTAAAGESTLRASFVREEDERPKVPHDRFSDEVPVVSLEGIEGGGARRAEIRDRVAAACEHWGIFQVVDHGVDAALVADMSHLARDFFALPAEDKFRFAMSGGKTGGFIVSSHLQGEAVQDWREIVTYFSYPVKARDYSRWPDKPAAWRAVVERYSEQLMGLACKLLGVLSEAMGLETDALAKACVDMDQKVVVNFYPKCPQPDLTLGLKRHTDPGTITLLLQDLVGGLQATRDGGRTWITVQPVEGAFVVNLGDHGHLLSNGRFKNADHQAVVNSKCSRLSIATFQNPAPNATVYPLAVRDGEAPILEEPITFAEMYRRKMARDIELAKLKKQAKAEKQLQTSAKEFAAPNAKEFTVPTAKEFAVPNAKPLDDGLYRPV